Proteins from one Syntrophaceae bacterium genomic window:
- a CDS encoding formate dehydrogenase accessory protein FdhE, whose amino-acid sequence MPQNLREALKTIEEYKQTNPHYEELLDILGDILILREKHLQQLEEGTFSLDERLVESKIEGGFPLVDVIGGSYDLSRPKEYFLELLEIAERRVPGETGDVARKIRDGEIDFEELIRRSFASAMDEDDDDEGSEDEADQETFDLIDLFLEESLRPALSRLVARYGSRIAAADWSEGYCPICGKEPKIGEIRQEEGFRYLFCSQCGYDWNYRRIKCPFCGNEEHDSLAYFTVEGEERYRVDVCNVCKRYIKMVDFRELKREANLDVEDIATLHLDILANEEGYE is encoded by the coding sequence ATGCCGCAGAATCTGCGAGAAGCACTGAAAACGATTGAAGAATATAAGCAAACGAATCCCCATTACGAGGAGCTTCTGGACATCCTCGGAGACATCCTCATCCTCCGGGAAAAGCATCTCCAGCAACTGGAAGAGGGTACCTTTTCCCTGGACGAACGGCTTGTCGAATCCAAGATCGAGGGAGGATTCCCCCTGGTGGACGTGATCGGTGGCTCCTATGATCTTTCCCGGCCCAAGGAGTATTTCCTCGAGCTCCTCGAGATCGCCGAGCGGCGGGTTCCAGGAGAGACAGGAGACGTGGCCCGGAAGATCCGGGACGGCGAGATCGATTTCGAGGAGCTGATTCGCCGCTCCTTTGCTTCGGCCATGGATGAGGATGACGATGACGAAGGAAGCGAGGACGAGGCCGACCAGGAGACCTTCGACCTGATCGACCTGTTCCTGGAGGAAAGCCTCCGTCCCGCCCTGTCCCGACTGGTCGCCCGTTACGGGAGCCGGATCGCCGCCGCCGACTGGTCCGAGGGCTATTGCCCCATCTGCGGCAAGGAGCCCAAGATCGGAGAGATCCGGCAGGAGGAGGGATTTCGCTACCTTTTCTGCAGCCAGTGCGGATACGATTGGAATTACCGCCGTATCAAGTGCCCCTTCTGCGGCAACGAGGAGCATGACAGTCTTGCCTACTTCACTGTCGAGGGAGAGGAGCGGTACCGGGTCGACGTCTGCAACGTCTGCAAGCGCTACATCAAGATGGTGGATTTCCGGGAACTGAAAAGGGAAGCCAACCTGGACGTGGAGGATATTGCGACGCTGCATCTCGATATACTGGCCAACGAAGAGGGCTACGAGTAG
- a CDS encoding endonuclease III yields MPIVSALADDRADPFLLLISTLLSLRTKDEVTAEASERLFRLANTPATMLAIPEETIARTVFPVGFYRTKARTIHSVCRDLIDRFGGRVPDTMEDLLGLKGVGRKTANLVLSLGYGKDGICVDTHVHRISNRFGYVRTKTPEETEQALRAKLPVRWWIRYNTLMVAFGRTVCKPVSPLCSQCPVGPFCDRIGVSRSR; encoded by the coding sequence ATGCCCATCGTGTCGGCCCTGGCCGACGATCGGGCCGATCCCTTCCTGCTGTTGATCTCCACCCTCCTCAGCCTCCGCACGAAGGACGAAGTGACCGCCGAGGCCTCCGAACGCCTTTTCCGCCTGGCCAATACGCCCGCGACGATGCTTGCCATTCCCGAAGAAACCATTGCCCGGACCGTCTTTCCGGTCGGGTTTTACCGGACGAAGGCCCGGACGATCCATTCCGTCTGCCGCGACCTGATCGACCGCTTCGGGGGGCGGGTCCCCGATACCATGGAGGACCTCCTCGGCCTCAAGGGCGTGGGCCGGAAGACCGCCAACCTGGTGCTGTCTCTGGGATACGGGAAAGACGGCATCTGCGTGGACACCCACGTCCACCGGATCTCGAACCGGTTCGGATATGTGCGGACGAAGACGCCGGAAGAGACGGAGCAGGCGCTCCGGGCGAAGCTCCCCGTCCGCTGGTGGATCCGCTACAACACGCTGATGGTCGCCTTCGGCAGGACCGTCTGCAAGCCCGTCTCGCCTCTCTGCAGCCAGTGTCCCGTCGGTCCCTTCTGCGATCGGATCGGCGTATCGAGAAGCCGCTGA